GGAATTATCCTGGGATTACCCGCAGGTTACTGGGCCTCCAAAGGGATCAACATTGCCTACGATACCGAATTATTTCGAATGCCTTTTACGATTGATACTCTGAGCTGGGTCTATACCGTAATCCTGGGCATTCTATTCACATTAATTGCACATTGGCCGGTACAAAAAACCATTCAAAAAATGGATTGGTTAGAAGCATTAAACGTAAAGGAATAATTGTGTCCCGAAAATATATATTGATAATGGTATTCGCAGTGGTTGGGCTGGGAAGTTACTTTTTTTTGTCAGGGGCTCCCCTGCCCGTTGATGTCACCGTGGCGGAGACAGGAGAGATCAAAGCCTTCATTGAAGAACGTGCGAAAACGTCTCTTCCCCGAATCTATCGCATTGCCATGCCATTAGACGGTCGTATTTTGCCTATTACCGTTTCTGAAGATCAAGCAGTGACGAAAGGTCAAGTCGTCGCGACAATGGATACTTCGGATCTGGATGCGGAAATTGCAAAAGCAAAATATCGTGTAGAACAGTTTGCAAAGAAAATCATTGAACAGGCAGATAACCGCCTGGAAGATAATTCTCTGATGCAGTTTGATGAGTTTCTCAAATCGATGGATCTGACGGTCGAAGCTGCCAGCAAACAACAGGAGGCCAGTAAAGCGAAATGGCAGTTTTCCAGAGATGAATTTGATCGTAAATACGCGCTCTATCAAAAGAAGGCACTCTCTGAAAGTGAACTCAATGAGTCCGACTTGTTTCGAAAAGAGAGTGAAGTCGATTACCAGAAAGACATTTTGACATGGCGTTCTTTACAGGCCGTTCAAAGCGCCATGCAAATTGGAAAAATATCGATTCTGAAATACAAAGAGAAAAAAGAGCTGACCGAAGCTGTTTTACAGGAAGAGCGAAAAGAGGCGCTCTCTCAACTAGAGCAATTACTGCGCGACCGCAAACGAGCCACAATGCGTAGCCCCATCAATGGAACCATTCTTACGAAAAATTATTCAAACGAACGGACTCTCCCAGCCGGTGAAATTCTACTGGAAATTGGGAGACTGGAAAACCTGGAAGTGGAGGCCGATGTGCTTTCCCAATATGTCGGCAATATTCAAATTGGTTCTCTTGTCGATATCGAAGGGCCAGCTATTGGAACTCAGCCCGTTCAGGGAAAAGTCAAACGCATCTATCCCAAAGGTTTCACGAAAATTTCATCCTTGGGTGTTGAACAACAACGAGTCAAAGTCATTATCAGTTTCAACCAGGATATCTGGAAACAACTCAAACAGCAAAATCGAGATTTGGGGACCGATTTTCGTGTACGCGTTAAAATCTATACCGAAATTAAGAAAGACGCTATTAAAGTTTCGCGGGCGGCGCTTTTTCGCAATGGTTCGGGTGACTGGCAGGCGTTTCTAGTACGAAATAATAAGACCGTTCTGGTTGATGTCGAACCCGGAGTGATGAACGATTTTGATGCAGAAATCCGTTCGGGGGTGAAAGCCGGAGATCAACTCATTATCGCACCGAGTATGAATTTGGCGCCCGGCCAATACGTTAAACCCAACATCATTAAAAATCTCTAAGCAAATTTTTTGAATTCAGGCTTACTCTTCGCCCCTCACGGTAAACAATAGGTTCTGTCCGTCAGGAGTGAAGCAGACACCACCGTTCACTTTTCCTTTTACCACTGTATTAAATGGCTCGGGGTCTTTGTCTTCCGCTGGATTGAATTGAAAGAGTGCCGCTGGTGTTAAATTCGGGAAGAAAATGATCTTGTCCCCTTGAGGGTGCCATGCAAAGTCAGCAGATGGGGCTTTCTTGTTTTTGTAATGAACTTTGAAGCCCTCCTTCATGCCAGCTACATTGACAGTGCCTACTTCATATGTTTTTTTAGCTGCGTTACGACCTTTAAAACAAAGCCAGTTACTGTCAGGAGACCAGCTCATGTTCCAGTACAAGCTTGAGTAAGGGCTTTCTCCTGGGGGAAACACCAGACTTTTGGTCTCTTCGATTAAATCATAAATCTGGATATTTGCTTTTCCCGAATCAGAAATGCTATATGCAATTTTTCGACCATCGGGTGACCACTGCGCTCCCCAGCCTCGTTCTTGAATCACTTTAATCTGGGAACCGTCTGCGTTCATAATCGCAACGCCATACGGGGAAGGCTGTGAAAAAGCGATTCGATTTCCACCGGGAGACCAACTGGGCATCGCGCCAGGTCCGATGACTTTCATGTTACTACCATCTGCATTCGCAACAATGATTTGCACATTTGAGAAGCTTTCACCATTTTGAGACTTCCAGCCGTCAAAGGCCAATTTCTGACCATCGGATGAGAAAGCAGGGGAGCCAACATTATGAAAGTCACCGGGTACTAAAAAGAGCGTAGCATCTTTTCCGTCTTGAGCGGCAATGTAAAATCGAGTCCTGTTGACTTTTGCTTCTTCGTCCGCGGCTATCGGAGAACTATTGAAGTGATGAACCACCAGACTCGTCATACAATAGAAACAGGCAAATACGAGATGTTTCATCATGAATCCTCTGGATGTAGTAAAGAAAAGATTAATTTGTAGCTGTCTGAACTATAACAGTTTGAAAATCCGGTTGAAAGAAAATATTTTCTCAAAGGCCACTGGTGTATTTCAGTAACCATGATAAAAATCATGACTCTCTATTTTCACTATGAGTCAATCTTCAACTCAACCGAGTGAACTATGACAACTTCTCAATAACCACTCTTTTTACCGCAAATGAAGGCGCCTCGATATGAGTTGAATCCCGTTTCATACAATCCGAAACCATTCTGAAAGTGGTTGATATCCTACTTTTTGTCGCGATGAACAGACCGAACTTTATAGTGCGGCGAATTTCATTATACTCATTGTTTGAAGAGTTTAAGGCGACTTTCTCTTGTAGCAGATGGTTAAAATATTGCGAATCAATGTGCGCGAAGCAATTTGAAGTAACTACTGGTTATAAAACAGGATAACAGATAATCGTAGTTTTGTTTCGCGCGCGACGCAGAAGTCAGGGATTTTAAGTGATGCCAGATAGCTGTCAAGCGATCTATTTTGAACTAAAAGTTTGCAGTCCTGGTTACAAACGGTTAAGATATATAAGCAGATATTTAAGTGAATTGGCCTTCCTATTAAAATTATAACCGAGTAATGAAATCGGTTTTGAATTGAACCCACCTGCCAATCCTTCCTGATACCACTAGCCGAGGACTTGACCATGAGTTGTTCTGCAAATTCGCTCCAGATAACTCAATCACGGCGCTCATTCCTGCAAGCAGGATTTCTTACTTTAGGTGGCTTAGGATTGGGAGATTTGCTGCGGCTGAGAACTGCAGCAGCCTCGCCCGCAAAAACGGCGCCTGATACATCGATCATTCTGATTTGGCTGCAGGGTGGTCCCAGCCATATGGAAACCTATGATCTCAAGCCGGATGCCCCCGTCGAATATCGTGGAGAATTCAATCCCATTCATACTGAAGTACCGGGTATGGATATTTGTGAGATGCTCCCGCTGCATGCGAAAGTGGCAGATCGCTTTACGATTATTCGCTCAATCTCACATGGCTTTGCGAATCATGCCGGTGGGGCAGGGCGTTTCCTTTCTGGTCGTGATCCATTAAGACCACTGGATCCTATAGCTCAGTTTCCGACAATCGGGCCGATTGTCTCCCGGATGCGCGACCATGTGAATCATGGCATTCCCAATTACATTGGTAATCAACCGCGCGTCTATGGGGGAGGCAGTGCTTATCTGGGAGAGTCAGCATTACCATTTGTAGTAGGCGCTGATCCAAACCGGAGTAATTTCCAGGTTCCCAATATCACTATGGATGAGAAGCTCAAGAATCGTCTTGATGATCGCATGCTGCTATTGACCTCCTTTGATCAGATGCGTCGTGACCTGGATCAGAGCGGTTCTTTAGAATCCATGGATCAATTTAATCGTCGTGCCTTGGAGATGCTCACCAGTGATCGAGCCCGTAACGCTTTTGACATGACGCAGGAAAGCGATGCGACCCGAGAAAAATATGGTCGTCACAAATGGGGACAACGTGCATTACTTGCTCGTAGACTGGTTGAAGCCGGCAGTAGTTTTGTAACGATGCAGATGCAAAATCCCAGTACTCCAGGTAGTGCAGGAAACTGGGATATCCATGCGGTCAACGGTCACTTGTATGATGATATGCGGGGACGGCTACCGATCTTTGACCGCGCGGTTTCCGCTCTGATTGAAGATATCTATGAGCGGGGTCTCGATGAAAAAGTGATGGTCATCGTTTCGGGAGAGTTTGGGCGTACGCCACGAATCAATCCTCAAAAGGGAACTCGTTCGAAAGTGATGCAACCCGGACGCGACCATTGGCCCGGTGCGATGTCTGTTTTAGTGTCAGGTGGTGGTATGAAAATGGGGCAGGTGATCGGTTCTACGACCGCCAATGGAGCCTACGCGAAAGATAACAAGTTGGATCCCAACGATTTGCTGTCAACAGTTTATCGTTTTCTGGGTATCGACCAGAACCATGAATTTCTCGATCACAGCGGTCGACCAATGCCGATTCTTCCCAAAGGCAAACCCATTGTCGAGTTGACCTGATTGTTGTATGAATTTTGTCTTGAGTGTTGTACTGGTTTCTGAGTCGAGAGAAATACACACTGCCTGACCAACTAAAGCGTTTCACTCTGCATAAAAAAAGAGTTGATTGAGAACGAACTCAATCAACCCTTTTGAGTGTTTATTGGAAGTAAACTGTGATTTCTTATTTCAGGAAGAAATCATCGGGTCCTTTGTGTGTGTAATAAGGGTACTGCACGATTCCCATAGGCTGGTTTTGTTGAGGATAAACAGTCGCAGGGGGAATATATTTGTAAGTCTGGTAGTGATTGGGGCGTTTTTTGTGGTGATAGACATTTTTATGCCCATTGTTCCAGCCACGATGTCCTGGAGGACAATATGCTCTGTGGTGCCTGTGGCCTATTTGCTGGATTGGCGCCTGTTGTCCAGCCTGCTGTTGATGCATCAGCTGCTGGTATTTGACCATTTCAGCTTGTTGCTGCATCATGAACTCACCATCGGCCGACTGACCTCGAATAACCTGGCTATTTGTACATCCTACACTTAAAGGTAGAATCAAACAAGCGGCCATTGTAACTAACAGTTGAGGTTTCATTGGCTTACTTTCCCCCTGAAATTTGAGTGTGAGTAGGTCTACTTATAAACAGAGACTCTTGCTCGCAAATATTGGTATCGTTTATGTCAAACGTTGAAAAAGCATCCATTGCCTTCTAGGAGACCGGACAATGATCAGCAAACGAGTTATTTCTTTTATCGGCATGTTTGGGAGCAACAATAGTTAAAATCCCCCAGAAAAGGAAAACCGCTGTAATATTCAAAACTGATCGACCTTGCAGAATCGTCAAAGCCGGGATAAATTATCATAGTTTCCTACTCTATGACTAAATTCGTGTAAACTGGTTAAAGTGGGTTGTTTTGTTGTTTGAGTTTTTGAGGCAAGGCATCGTCGGTGGCGAAGTGCTCACCTTGCTTTGTTATTTGCCAACAAGGGAGTGTTCGGCGTGTTTGTAGCTGCATCATCACGTTGTTTTTCGGATGAATCGTTCGAAGTCAGTTGTGAACGATTAACGGATCTGGAATTTGACAAAATTGAGATCTGGATGGATGAAGAGAGTGATCATCTGAAGCCATCCGAGGTGGTCGATTCTCCGGAAGATTTCTATTCACGTTTTCGGGAAGCCACGCGGTTGACTCCGATTGCCTTTTGTCTGGAAAATGACATTACCCCCGAGATGTTTCAATCGTTGTGTAAAACGGCGAAGCTGATGCGAATTGCTCAGATTACAATTCCTTCTTCTCCTCTGGGAACACCTTTTAATTCCGAAATCGATCGCTTGAAAACGCTACTGGAAATTGCCAGTCGCGATGGTATTTGTCTTTCGATCAAAACAAAAACCGGCCAGCTCACCGAAGACCCACGAACAGCGACAGAACTATGTCAGTCTGTTAAAGGTTTAGGCATTACATTGGACCCTAGTTATTATACCTGTGGTCCTTACAGCAATACTTCTTATGATTTAATTTTTCCCTATGTCTGCCACGTCCATTTAAGAGATTCCACCAGCGATCAAGTTCAAGTGCCCGTGGGATTGGGTGAAATTGATTACAGTCGATTGATCAGCCAACTCGAACGAGAGGAATATAATCAGTTTCTTTCAGTGGAAGTCCTACCATCCTTACTGAACGGTGTAGATCGCGCTTTAGAGCTTCGTAAGTTACGACTCCTATTGGAATCAGTTGTGATCTAAACCGAGCTGCTTTTTTTCAGAGTCGGAACTGCGAAACGATCATTGGCTGTGCACGCGATTCAGTTTCTTGCGCGGGAATTGTTTTTCTAGTAGTTTCACCGCTTTTTGAAACAGAACATCGTCGGAGGGAGATTCGGCAATGTTGGTGTTTTCGTTAGGATCCACGCTATGGTCATAAAGTTCCCGTGCTTCGACTGCGCCTGTTTTGAAATCCCGCCACTCGGTATATCGATAGCGGGGCGTGCGGACTGAGACTCCCATCAATCGGGGACTGCCTTTGTAATACGCGGGGCGTGGGTGTTGCGTGTATGCCGCGGCTTTCCCCTTTTGTGTGGGATCATTGAGTAGTGGAACGAGACTTTTACCTTCTAGTGGGCCGGGGTCAGGCAGGTTGCAAAGTTCGACCAGCGTGGGATACAGGTCAAGTAACTCTACCAATGCTTTGGAAGCTGTACCCTCCTGTTTCATTTTTGGAACAGAGATCATCAAAGGTACGTGCGCATCATTTTCAAAATTCGAAGTCTTGCACCACAGACCATGCTCACCCAGATGAAAACCATGATCTGACCAGAAGACGATGATGGTGTTGTCACCTAACCCCAGCCGATCAAGTTCATCAATGACTTTCCCTACTTGGGCATCAAGGTAACTGATCCCTGCCAGATAGCCTTTGCGTAGTTCGATGACTTCTTTTGTCGTTAACTTTCTACCTTTCGTTCCCAGCAGTTCACGGCCATTATGCAAGGCAACTTGGGGAACATTTTTGGGCGGCGTGGGATTTTTAGGAGCAGTAATCGGACTCCGATCATAAAGCTTCCAGTATTTTTCCGGAGGATTAAAGGGCAAATGTGGTTTCCAGAATCCAACCGCTAAGAAGAAAGGCATCTCCTTCTTTTTGAGTTCCTGTAAGGCACTAACGGCAAGATCAGCGATGCGCCCATCGAAGTAAGCAGAGTCAGGTACATCGCGACGTTCCGTTTTTAGTACTTTGGCCAGATTCACAGGCAGCTCTTCGTTTTTGCTGATAATCGGTTTGTCACTGCCATGAGTTGCATAATGCATGACTGCAGGCACAGACCATGATGCCGGATCCCCTTGAATATTCTGCCTCCAGTTGTGGAAAATTTTTCCGATGTTCTGTGTGAAATATCCCTGTTGTTTGAATAACTGAGGTAGTGTGACAATCTCTGGTTTGACTTCGCGAAAATGGGTTGGCAAATCCCATATTTTTAAAGAGTCTGGTCTGCGACCGGTCATGATTGAAGCCCGTGACGGATTGCATAACGCCTGCTGGCAGTAGGCTTGCTTGAAAAGAACACCACGTTTTGCCAGTTGATCCAGGTAGGGAGTTTTGGCTAAAGGGTGACCGTAGCAGGCCAGATCACACCGCAAATCATCTGCAGCGATGAACAACACATTTGGTTTATGTGCAGATGCAGTACGTAAAGAAAGAGCAGGGCAGAGCAGTAAGGCGAGCAGCATTAGATGCAAGGATTTAGCTGAATTGTGCATTAGGGATGACTTTCGTAGAGATGTTCTATAAGAAAGCGAGTCATTCGTCTTTTTTATTCTGAACAGATCAGGGTGCATACGCAAGGATGTTTCGAATCATATTTCAAAGTCATTAATGCAAGCATTGTAGAATTAAAAATTAATCGAAAAAAGTTGTTGACATCGACAGTCAACTGTATTACTGTGTTGATACAGTTGATTGTGAGGAGATTAAATGCAGATTCAATTATCAGAAGCGGATGGTACTCCCTATTACCAGCAGGTAACGAATCAGATCAAGTTTCTGGTTGCTTCCGGGCGTTTGGAACCACATGAGCAGCTCCCTTCTGTGCGCGGTCTTGCACAGCAATTAACAATCACTCCGAATACGGTGGCACGGGCTTACCGTGAGCTGGAAGCGGAAGGAGTCGTGATCTCAAAACGCGGTGCCGGCGTTTTCATTTCGAACGGTGTTTCCCCCCTATCAAACAAAGAAAAACGCCGTATTCTCAATGAGCGTATGGATGCTCTACTGACGGAATCACGTCAATTAGGAGTCGATGAAGAAACACTACTGAAGCTACTACGTCAGCGTAGCCAGAAATTTGATTCACACAAAGAGGGTGTAAAATGACCGAGCATGTTATTGAAATTCAAAATTTGAGCCGTCGCTTTGGGAAAAAACAGGCATTGTCTGAAGTCAATCTATCGGTTCCTGAAGGTTGCGTCTTCGGATTGGTGGGAGAAAATGGCGCCGGTAAGACAACGATGTTAAAACATGTTTTAGGATTTCTGAAGCCACAACAAGGCGTCGTACGTGTATTTGGTTTAGACCCTGTAGCAGATCCTCCCGGCGTTCTGGGACGTATTGGACATCTTTCAGAAAACAGGGATCTTCCCACATGGATGTCGATTCGAGAATTGTTCGAATTTACCCGTGCCTTCTATCCAAAATGGGATCCGGTCTATGCCGAAGAACTTCGAAACATGTTCGAACTGACTCTGAATCAAAAAGTGCCTACGTTATCACGGGGACAAAAAGCACGGGCCGGATTGCTACTGGCACTGGCACATCGACCACCATTACTGGTACTCGACGAACCATCTTCGGGCCTCGATCCGGTCGTTCGCAAAGATATTCTGGATGCCATCATTCGCACG
The Gimesia aquarii DNA segment above includes these coding regions:
- a CDS encoding DUF1501 domain-containing protein, which codes for MSCSANSLQITQSRRSFLQAGFLTLGGLGLGDLLRLRTAAASPAKTAPDTSIILIWLQGGPSHMETYDLKPDAPVEYRGEFNPIHTEVPGMDICEMLPLHAKVADRFTIIRSISHGFANHAGGAGRFLSGRDPLRPLDPIAQFPTIGPIVSRMRDHVNHGIPNYIGNQPRVYGGGSAYLGESALPFVVGADPNRSNFQVPNITMDEKLKNRLDDRMLLLTSFDQMRRDLDQSGSLESMDQFNRRALEMLTSDRARNAFDMTQESDATREKYGRHKWGQRALLARRLVEAGSSFVTMQMQNPSTPGSAGNWDIHAVNGHLYDDMRGRLPIFDRAVSALIEDIYERGLDEKVMVIVSGEFGRTPRINPQKGTRSKVMQPGRDHWPGAMSVLVSGGGMKMGQVIGSTTANGAYAKDNKLDPNDLLSTVYRFLGIDQNHEFLDHSGRPMPILPKGKPIVELT
- a CDS encoding GntR family transcriptional regulator — its product is MQIQLSEADGTPYYQQVTNQIKFLVASGRLEPHEQLPSVRGLAQQLTITPNTVARAYRELEAEGVVISKRGAGVFISNGVSPLSNKEKRRILNERMDALLTESRQLGVDEETLLKLLRQRSQKFDSHKEGVK
- a CDS encoding sulfatase is translated as MHNSAKSLHLMLLALLLCPALSLRTASAHKPNVLFIAADDLRCDLACYGHPLAKTPYLDQLAKRGVLFKQAYCQQALCNPSRASIMTGRRPDSLKIWDLPTHFREVKPEIVTLPQLFKQQGYFTQNIGKIFHNWRQNIQGDPASWSVPAVMHYATHGSDKPIISKNEELPVNLAKVLKTERRDVPDSAYFDGRIADLAVSALQELKKKEMPFFLAVGFWKPHLPFNPPEKYWKLYDRSPITAPKNPTPPKNVPQVALHNGRELLGTKGRKLTTKEVIELRKGYLAGISYLDAQVGKVIDELDRLGLGDNTIIVFWSDHGFHLGEHGLWCKTSNFENDAHVPLMISVPKMKQEGTASKALVELLDLYPTLVELCNLPDPGPLEGKSLVPLLNDPTQKGKAAAYTQHPRPAYYKGSPRLMGVSVRTPRYRYTEWRDFKTGAVEARELYDHSVDPNENTNIAESPSDDVLFQKAVKLLEKQFPRKKLNRVHSQ
- a CDS encoding ABC transporter ATP-binding protein, which produces MTEHVIEIQNLSRRFGKKQALSEVNLSVPEGCVFGLVGENGAGKTTMLKHVLGFLKPQQGVVRVFGLDPVADPPGVLGRIGHLSENRDLPTWMSIRELFEFTRAFYPKWDPVYAEELRNMFELTLNQKVPTLSRGQKARAGLLLALAHRPPLLVLDEPSSGLDPVVRKDILDAIIRTVVDEGRTVLFSSHLLDEVQRVSDQIAILDQGRILLASPLDQVLVSHYQLTVSFPEPQPYFPQLTGALTWSGSGREWKIVCNGQKKELEAELEAMHCEILEQGAPTLEEIFVARMKSVERSSAN
- a CDS encoding efflux RND transporter periplasmic adaptor subunit, whose translation is MSRKYILIMVFAVVGLGSYFFLSGAPLPVDVTVAETGEIKAFIEERAKTSLPRIYRIAMPLDGRILPITVSEDQAVTKGQVVATMDTSDLDAEIAKAKYRVEQFAKKIIEQADNRLEDNSLMQFDEFLKSMDLTVEAASKQQEASKAKWQFSRDEFDRKYALYQKKALSESELNESDLFRKESEVDYQKDILTWRSLQAVQSAMQIGKISILKYKEKKELTEAVLQEERKEALSQLEQLLRDRKRATMRSPINGTILTKNYSNERTLPAGEILLEIGRLENLEVEADVLSQYVGNIQIGSLVDIEGPAIGTQPVQGKVKRIYPKGFTKISSLGVEQQRVKVIISFNQDIWKQLKQQNRDLGTDFRVRVKIYTEIKKDAIKVSRAALFRNGSGDWQAFLVRNNKTVLVDVEPGVMNDFDAEIRSGVKAGDQLIIAPSMNLAPGQYVKPNIIKNL
- a CDS encoding TolB family protein, whose amino-acid sequence is MMKHLVFACFYCMTSLVVHHFNSSPIAADEEAKVNRTRFYIAAQDGKDATLFLVPGDFHNVGSPAFSSDGQKLAFDGWKSQNGESFSNVQIIVANADGSNMKVIGPGAMPSWSPGGNRIAFSQPSPYGVAIMNADGSQIKVIQERGWGAQWSPDGRKIAYSISDSGKANIQIYDLIEETKSLVFPPGESPYSSLYWNMSWSPDSNWLCFKGRNAAKKTYEVGTVNVAGMKEGFKVHYKNKKAPSADFAWHPQGDKIIFFPNLTPAALFQFNPAEDKDPEPFNTVVKGKVNGGVCFTPDGQNLLFTVRGEE
- a CDS encoding sugar phosphate isomerase/epimerase family protein: MFVAASSRCFSDESFEVSCERLTDLEFDKIEIWMDEESDHLKPSEVVDSPEDFYSRFREATRLTPIAFCLENDITPEMFQSLCKTAKLMRIAQITIPSSPLGTPFNSEIDRLKTLLEIASRDGICLSIKTKTGQLTEDPRTATELCQSVKGLGITLDPSYYTCGPYSNTSYDLIFPYVCHVHLRDSTSDQVQVPVGLGEIDYSRLISQLEREEYNQFLSVEVLPSLLNGVDRALELRKLRLLLESVVI